From a single Micromonospora carbonacea genomic region:
- a CDS encoding glycosyltransferase family 2 protein translates to MTPPEPALSVVVPMFNEESVLPLFAPRLRAVLDALGEPYEVLVVDDGSTDGTPAGLAGLRARWPQLRVLRLRRNSGHQAALVAGVLRARGRWVVSLDADLQDPPETVAEMLRRARADDLDIVYGVRADRSRDTRFKRWTAAGYYRLMRRLVGKQVPAQAGDFRLLSRAAVEALRELPERSPVLRLVVPWLGFPSGEVTYQREERAAGRTKYPLSRMAGLAAESVTSFSAAPLRVATWLGLVGVAVCGVLVVVAVAAWLAGSTVTGWPSLYVAILFLGAVQLLCLGLLGEYVARIYTAVQGRPAYFVASDTAGPGAADAAGPAAGDAAELADSLR, encoded by the coding sequence GTGACGCCACCGGAGCCGGCGCTGTCGGTCGTGGTGCCGATGTTCAACGAGGAGAGCGTGCTGCCGCTGTTCGCCCCGCGGCTGCGGGCCGTCCTCGACGCGCTCGGCGAGCCGTACGAGGTGCTGGTGGTCGACGACGGCAGCACCGACGGCACCCCCGCCGGCCTGGCCGGGCTGCGCGCCCGCTGGCCGCAGCTGCGGGTGCTGCGGCTGCGCCGCAACAGCGGCCACCAGGCGGCCCTGGTCGCCGGGGTGCTGCGGGCCCGGGGCCGGTGGGTGGTCAGCCTCGACGCCGACCTCCAGGATCCGCCCGAGACCGTCGCCGAGATGCTGCGCCGGGCCCGCGCCGACGACCTCGACATCGTCTACGGGGTGCGCGCCGACCGCAGCCGCGACACCCGCTTCAAGCGGTGGACCGCCGCCGGCTACTACCGGCTGATGCGCCGCCTGGTCGGCAAGCAGGTGCCCGCGCAGGCCGGCGACTTCCGGCTGCTCAGCCGGGCGGCCGTGGAGGCCCTGCGCGAGCTGCCCGAGCGCAGCCCCGTGCTGCGGCTGGTGGTGCCCTGGCTCGGCTTCCCCAGCGGCGAGGTCACCTACCAGCGCGAGGAGCGGGCCGCCGGCCGCACGAAGTACCCGCTGTCCCGGATGGCGGGGCTGGCCGCCGAGAGCGTCACCAGCTTCTCCGCCGCGCCGCTGCGCGTGGCCACCTGGCTGGGGCTGGTCGGGGTGGCCGTGTGCGGGGTGCTGGTGGTGGTCGCCGTCGCCGCCTGGCTGGCCGGCTCGACGGTCACCGGCTGGCCCTCGCTCTACGTGGCGATCCTCTTCCTCGGCGCGGTGCAGCTGCTCTGCCTCGGCCTGCTCGGCGAGTACGTGGCCCGGATCTACACGGCCGTGCAGGGCCGCCCCGCGTACTTCGTGGCCAGCGACACCGCCGGGCCCGGCGCGGCCGACGCCGCCGGTCCGGCGGCCGGCGACGCGGCCGAGCTGGCCGACAGCCTCCGGTGA